The genomic segment CTCCCAGCTTAATGACGTGTCGCTTTGCCAGCTTTCGGTGCTGTATTGCTTAGGCTTTAACTGTTGGCTGTTAGCCACGGTGGTAGTTGCAGAAATACCGGGAAAACGGGCTTCGTCCGCCAGCCCGGCCGCAAGCCATGCCTGGCGCAAGCGAAACCCGGCAACGGCTAAATCATTATTGTTGGACAATACGTCCTGGATGAGTTGTGACAGAACCGGATCGTTAAAATGCCCCGTTACCCGTGTCGCCTGCTGCATCACGCTTTTTCCGCTGGTGGTTGAACGCCAGTCGTCCTGTTTCCCGTCGGGTGAAGGCAGCGTAGGGCTCGCACAGCCAAACAGCAGTGCCGTCAGAAGTAATATGCCGCGCTTCATTCTCTGGATATCGCCTCTACAGGATCGAGCCTTGCCGCGTTACGTGCCGGGAAGAAACCGAACACAATCCCCGTCAATGTCGAAATGATAAATGCGCCAAGAACCGGCGTAAGCCCCACGATCATGGCGATGTTGGGGGCCACCTGCCCAACGATCGCAGACGTCAGCAGTGAAAGCAGGATCCCCAGCAAGCCGCCAAGCAGACAGAGCACCACTGATTCAGTGAGAAACTGTCGCAGAATGTCATGCCGGTTTGCCCCCACGGCCAGACGTATACCGATTTCCCGGGTGCGTTCCGAAACGGAAACGAGCATCACGTTCATCACGCCAATGCCACCCACCACTAACGAGATACAGGCAATGGCCGTAATCAATAAACTTAATGAAGATGAGGCACTGCTCACCGCACTCAGGACCTGTTGATTCGTTTTGACCTGGATGCGGTCGCTGCCATGTCTGGCAGCCAGCGCAGCGGCAATATTGTTGGCCGCCTTGCTCTCCGGATAGCTGTCTATAACCCGGACATCAATCTGATTAACCGAAGCGCCCGGGGCAATTCGCTGCATCATGGCGGTAAAAGGGACAAAAAATTGCCCATCTCCCGCCTGTCCCGCGTTTCTGATAAGGCCTACGACACGCCAGAGCGTGTTATCAATAGTGACAAGCTGTCCAACCACATTATCCGCAGCCGCCGGGAACAGTTTGTCGCGTGCATTCTCATCGATAACGACCACCGGGCTTGCGGCCGACTGCTCTGCGACCGAAAAGAGCGCCCCCTGGAGGACTTCCCGATCATTCATCGCAAACCACTCTCGTCCCACCCCCAGAATGCTCATTGAGCTTGTGCGCGACAGACTCGCTACCGGCATGTTCTGCCCGATCAGCGCAGAAACTTCACGAACAAAAGGCCAGCGCTTTAACTCGCGCACATCCTCTTCATTCAGCACGTCGTAGTAATAATTGCCTTGTGGATCGGTACCCGGCTGGATATCAATTTTGTGCGCTCCCAGACGAGCAATATCGCTCAATACTTTTTCTCTCGCGCCTTCACCAATCGCCACGGTATTGACCACCGCCATAATGCCGATAATGATGCCGAGCATAGAGAGAAAGGCACGTACCCGGTGCCCTGTGAGAGCAAGCCAGGCCGTGATAATGGCATCGCGGAAGCTAAAGCGGGCGCACTGCACGTGTGGTAAAGAGAGGAGCGTGGCGCTGCCCTGCCTGTCCGTTGTACGCACTGCAGCGATCCTGCCATCCTCCAGATAGATCTGCCGTTGCGCTTGCGCGGCAATGTGGGCATCGTGGGTCACAATCACTATCGTATGCCCCTCGCGATGCAGTTCATCCAGCAGCGTCATGACCTCCTGCCCGTTCTGTTTGTCCAGAGCGCCAGTGGGTTCATCGGCCAGAATGATAGGGGCGCCATTCATTAATGCCCGGGCAATGCCGGTACGCTGTTGCTGGCCGCCAGAAAGTTGATTGGGTAAATGACGCATTTTTTGCGCCATTCCCAAACGCGTCATCAGTTGCTGTGCTCGCTCCTGCGCTTGCGAATTCGGCTGAGTCGTGTACCGGGCAGGCATCGTCACGTTATCAATCGCCGTTAACCAGGGCAAAAGCTGATAGCGCTGAAAAATGAAACCAATATATTTCTGCCGACACTCAGCCAGACGATCGTGAGACATCCGCCGGGTATCTTCACCAAACAGCACCATATGCCCTGCATCTGGTTTGTCCAGGCAGCCTATGATGTTCATCAACGTGGATTTACCCGACCCCGAAGGGCCAACAATCGCGACCATCTCTCCCTGATGAATTGTCAGATTGATCTCTGACAGTACCGTATTGGTTTCGCCATTGATGACATAATCCTTGCGGATGTTCTCAAGATGGATGGCAACAGGCATCTCACGCTCCACTGACATCCTCCCGGCGACCAATAACGACCCGATCTTTCTCTGATAGTCCCGAGGTGATTTCAATCATGCGTTCGTCATGAAGCCCGGTTGTTACTGGCGTTTCAACAATCCGATCGCCGACTTGTTTTCGGACCCGCGTTCGGGCGGTTCCCGTCGCAGGCAATAATGCGGTCAGAGGAACGAGCAAAACGTTTTTAGCCTCTGCGCTGGTGACAAACACGTGCGTTGTCATCGAGGTTCGAAAACAGCGGCAGCTATTATCGACATCAAAGTTACCGGTGTAATAAACGGGAGTGCTTTGCCCTGAGGTCGTGGACGATGATGCATCTTCTTTATTAGCGTTGTCAGGTGAGCTTTGAATTTGCCCCATCTTGCCCCGCCAGATTTTGTCAGGGTTAGCCACGGTATAGAACGTGAGCGGCTGGCCTGGGTGTATTTTTAGAATGTCCACTTCCGGGATATTCACTCCCACCGTCATTTTCGTGAGATTCGCCAGTACCAGAATCGTGGTCGCGGTTTGCGATGACACAATGGTTTGGCCCTCTTCTGTCACAATCGCGAGAACATCCCCCTCCATCGGTGCATGAATTTTGGTGTAGCTCAGGTTGGTTCTGGCACTTTCAACATCCATCTGTGCCTGAACCACATTGGCCGCTTCAATACGCAACTGCTGCTTCTGAGATTCAAACTGGCTTCTCGCCTGTTCATACTCTTTCTGTGGTGTTGCATCATCGCGTTTCATCCTGCTCTGGCGCCGAAACTCCGCGTCGTATTGCCACAGCATGACCTTTGCCGACTCATACTGCGCTTGCGCCCGTGTCAGACTGGCCTCGGCTTTACGTAAATCAGCCTGTTGAATCGACGGATCAATTTCCGCCAACAAATCGCCCTGCTTAACATGCTGACCATCGTGTACATATAGCCGCTTTAGTTGCCCCGTCACCTGCGCGCCCACTTTCACCTTGCGATAAGGTTTTACGGTACCCGTGAGCATGACCATTTCCTGAATGTCGCCACGTACCACGGTCTGCAGTTCATCACCCTGTGCCTGGTCATCTTGCTGGCTGCCTACCAGCAGATACCCGCATCCGCATATCATCAGCAGCAGGCAAAGACCAGCCGCGTAGAGTTTAATGCGCATGATCACGTCCTTGCGGTACAAGACCGCCCCCTGACAGCCGATATACCGCATCGAAGTCCCCCAGCAACGACAAATTGTGGGTGACTACGATCAGCGTTTTATTTTGCTGCCGACACTGCGCCAGGATGGCCGTCATGGTCTGCTGCGCAGCGGCGTGATCCAGATTAGCGGTAGGTTCATCAAGAATAATTAACTCATGATGGCAGTAGAATGCTCTCGCCAGCAGCAGACGCTGACGCTGGCCGGCAGAGAGCGTGCTGTTACCTTCCCGTATCCGTGCATTTAGCCCGCCCGGGAGATTTTCAATAGCTTCGGCAATTCCCAGCGCACTCAGGATCTGCCAGATCTGGCGCTCTTCCCCTGCCGTACCGGTACTTTTAAAAAGCGTAATGTTGTCCCGGACATCCCCTTGCAGAAGAATATGATCGGTACTGTTCATAAAGGCCATGCTCGCCCACTGGCCCGGCGTTTGTTCGATACCGTCGATAGACAGACTTCCGCTTTCAGGCGCCAGCAGTCCGGCCGCGATCGACAGAAACGTCGTTTTCCCCTCTCCGGACGGCCCTACAATAGCCAGACACTCTCCTTTACGTAGCGACATCGTCAAACCATTGAACAACCTCTCTTGCGCGTTCCAGCCGAAACATAAATCATTCATCTGAATTGAATGACTGAAGCATTCTGTTTTCTCCTGTGATTGCGTGAGCAGGCTTTCGCAGTGAAGAAAATCATCGGCGCGTTTATCGATGACGCTAATTTCATTCTTTTGCAGCGCAGTAAAGAACAGCCTGGTCATGGTGTTACCGTAGATCTGTTTCACCAGCCCATAGGAGACAAATGCGCCTAAATTCATCGCTCCGCTCTGAATCAAAGGGAGCGAAATCGCAATAAACAGCAGCATTTCACCATTATTTGTCAGCTGATAAAGCGTGTTTTTAACCTTGTTATAAACGGCGTAGTCACGTAGCAGTTTAAGCATCTGATGGTTTTGCGCTGCAAATTCTACCTGGCGATGAGTTTGCAAGCCCGCGGATTTAATCGTATGGATACCGCTGATGGTCTCCATAATAAAATCATTCTGCTCAGCACCGAGGATTTCTATTTTTTGCGTATATACACGGTCTCTGTAGGTGGCCCAGAGGCTAATAAGGCCCATCACTATTACGCTCAAAAAGGAGATCAGTGACAGCAGGGGGCTGACCCAGAACATGACGCCAAATGCGATAACAGCCACTA from the unidentified bacterial endosymbiont genome contains:
- a CDS encoding ATP-binding cassette domain-containing protein codes for the protein MPVAIHLENIRKDYVINGETNTVLSEINLTIHQGEMVAIVGPSGSGKSTLMNIIGCLDKPDAGHMVLFGEDTRRMSHDRLAECRQKYIGFIFQRYQLLPWLTAIDNVTMPARYTTQPNSQAQERAQQLMTRLGMAQKMRHLPNQLSGGQQQRTGIARALMNGAPIILADEPTGALDKQNGQEVMTLLDELHREGHTIVIVTHDAHIAAQAQRQIYLEDGRIAAVRTTDRQGSATLLSLPHVQCARFSFRDAIITAWLALTGHRVRAFLSMLGIIIGIMAVVNTVAIGEGAREKVLSDIARLGAHKIDIQPGTDPQGNYYYDVLNEEDVRELKRWPFVREVSALIGQNMPVASLSRTSSMSILGVGREWFAMNDREVLQGALFSVAEQSAASPVVVIDENARDKLFPAAADNVVGQLVTIDNTLWRVVGLIRNAGQAGDGQFFVPFTAMMQRIAPGASVNQIDVRVIDSYPESKAANNIAAALAARHGSDRIQVKTNQQVLSAVSSASSSLSLLITAIACISLVVGGIGVMNVMLVSVSERTREIGIRLAVGANRHDILRQFLTESVVLCLLGGLLGILLSLLTSAIVGQVAPNIAMIVGLTPVLGAFIISTLTGIVFGFFPARNAARLDPVEAISRE
- a CDS encoding efflux RND transporter periplasmic adaptor subunit; the encoded protein is MRIKLYAAGLCLLLMICGCGYLLVGSQQDDQAQGDELQTVVRGDIQEMVMLTGTVKPYRKVKVGAQVTGQLKRLYVHDGQHVKQGDLLAEIDPSIQQADLRKAEASLTRAQAQYESAKVMLWQYDAEFRRQSRMKRDDATPQKEYEQARSQFESQKQQLRIEAANVVQAQMDVESARTNLSYTKIHAPMEGDVLAIVTEEGQTIVSSQTATTILVLANLTKMTVGVNIPEVDILKIHPGQPLTFYTVANPDKIWRGKMGQIQSSPDNANKEDASSSTTSGQSTPVYYTGNFDVDNSCRCFRTSMTTHVFVTSAEAKNVLLVPLTALLPATGTARTRVRKQVGDRIVETPVTTGLHDERMIEITSGLSEKDRVVIGRREDVSGA
- a CDS encoding peptidase domain-containing ABC transporter, yielding MQNEVSECGLACIAMLANYHGIDAPLEKLRDRYPVSVHGSTLSRLGTILSDVGIPGIPVQFDFNELNALPLPAILHYGAGHYVVLAWRSGDRVCVLNPALGAQMLSFDALKQEISGYALIVEEGEKIAPKAGWVSRAKQPRLPAWISVKATSAVPYVYRLMLSTFAISLAVFIIPAIMSSSLNSLYNHSGPVEVPWKYYIFAFFAIAGVELLNGIFSANVIKHFSHTSSAKGFMRLMQQPLRYYHKRNSGEIYSRFTHWCGALNQKITLDNTLRIDWVVAVIAFGVMFWVSPLLSLISFLSVIVMGLISLWATYRDRVYTQKIEILGAEQNDFIMETISGIHTIKSAGLQTHRQVEFAAQNHQMLKLLRDYAVYNKVKNTLYQLTNNGEMLLFIAISLPLIQSGAMNLGAFVSYGLVKQIYGNTMTRLFFTALQKNEISVIDKRADDFLHCESLLTQSQEKTECFSHSIQMNDLCFGWNAQERLFNGLTMSLRKGECLAIVGPSGEGKTTFLSIAAGLLAPESGSLSIDGIEQTPGQWASMAFMNSTDHILLQGDVRDNITLFKSTGTAGEERQIWQILSALGIAEAIENLPGGLNARIREGNSTLSAGQRQRLLLARAFYCHHELIILDEPTANLDHAAAQQTMTAILAQCRQQNKTLIVVTHNLSLLGDFDAVYRLSGGGLVPQGRDHAH